The following coding sequences lie in one Apium graveolens cultivar Ventura chromosome 1, ASM990537v1, whole genome shotgun sequence genomic window:
- the LOC141673430 gene encoding berberine bridge enzyme-like 26 produces the protein MELPISLSSTFLMFALLFTNAASTTVQDSFHNCLLRNSEITIPFSTNFYTPNNSSFTSILESTVQNPRFIVSDFPKPELIFVPSNISHIQAAVICSKQLGVQLRVRSGGHDYEGLSYTSEMKQLFIVLDLTKFKSIVVDISDNSAWVEAGATIGQLFYNIAEKSNIHAFPAGLCTSVGIGGHITGGGYGPLLRKYGLAADNVVDAQLVNANGTILDRKSMGEDLFWAIRGGGGGSFGIIVSWKIKLVTVPSTVTVFNFAKTMDNDTTKLLYKYQQIAHKVDEDLSLRIIFRTVDSAIEGEKTVQTSYTALFLGRTERLLKIMTKSFPELGLKKENCTEMSWLESVLFISASAGYNTSLEALIEGRSPIRFSFKAKSDFVQKPISKKGLEGLLKRLFQEDTPSMIWTPYGGKMSKISESEVPFPHRKGNRFLVHYATAWTTDDKDAEAKHKGWIHNLYSYMERYVSRNPRAAYVNYRDLDLGMNKDMTTSFLEASSWGTKYFKNNFERLAGIKSKVDPNNFFYHEQSIPRLL, from the coding sequence ATGGAGCTACCAATATCACTCTCCTCCACCTTTTTAATGTTTGCACTTCTGTTTACAAACGCTGCATCAACTACAGTTCAAGACAGTTTTCATAACTGTCTACTTCGGAATTCAGAAATAACCATTCCATTCTCCACAAATTTTTACACCCCTAACAACTCTTCCTTTACATCAATTCTTGAATCTACTGTACAAAACCCCAGGTTCATTGTATCTGATTTTCCAAAACCTGAGCTTATTTTCGTGCCATCTAACATCTCGCATATCCAAGCTGCTGTTATTTGCTCAAAACAACTCGGGGTTCAGCTACGAGTACGCAGTGGTGGCCATGATTATGAAGGCTTATCGTATACATCAGAAATGAAGCAACTATTTATTGTACTTGATTTAACAAAATTTAAATCCATTGTCGTCGATATCAGTGATAACTCTGCTTGGGTTGAAGCTGGTGCAACCATCGGTCAGCTCTTTTATAATATAGCAGAGAAGAGTAATATCCATGCCTTTCCAGCTGGCCTATGCACGAGTGTTGGCATTGGAGGGCACATTACAGGAGGCGGTTATGGTCCTCTATTGAGGAAATATGGCCTTGCAGCAGACAATGTTGTTGACGCTCAGCTCGTTAACGCCAATGGAACAATTCTTGATCGAAAATCAATGGGAGAGGATCTATTTTGGGCCATTAGAGGAGGTGGGGGCGGGAGTTTTGGGATCATCGTTTCGTGGAAGATAAAGTTAGTTACTGTTCCATCAACTGTTACAGTTTTTAACTTTGCCAAGACCATGGACAACGACACCACGAAGCTACTGTATAAATATCAGCAAATTGCACATAAAGTTGATGAAGATCTCTCTTTGAGAATCATTTTTCGAACTGTGGATTCAGCAATAGAAGGGGAAAAAACCGTGCAGACGTCTTATACTGCATTGTTCCTTGGCCGAACAGAGAGGCTACTGAAAATCATGACGAAGAGCTTTCCAGAATTAGGATTAAAGAAAGAAAACTGTACCGAGATGAGCTGGCTTGAATCTGTTCTTTTCATATCTGCATCAGCAGGATACAATACAAGTTTAGAAGCTTTGATTGAAGGTAGATCTCCAATCAGGTTCTCTTTCAAAGCAAAGTCTGATTTTGTGCAAAAACCAATCTCAAAAAAAGGACTAGAAGGGCTATTAAAAAGGCTTTTTCAGGAGGATACACCGTCCATGATATGGACTCCATATGGTGGAAAGATGAGTAAAATCTCAGAATCCGAGGTTCCTTTCCCTCATAGGAAGGGCAACAGGTTTTTGGTTCACTACGCAACAGCCTGGACCACAGACGATAAGGATGCGGAAGCAAAACACAAAGGTTGGATTCACAATCTTTACAGCTACATGGAAAGATATGTTTCAAGAAATCCGAGAGCTGCATATGTCAATTACAGGGATCTTGATTTGGGAATGAACAAAGATATGACAACAAGTTTTTTAGAGGCAAGCTCTTGGGGTACGAAGTATTTCAAAAACAATTTTGAAAGGTTAGCAGGCATAAAGAGTAAGGTTGATCCAAATAACTTTTTCTACCACGAACAAAGCATCCCAAGATTATTATAG